One Microlunatus soli genomic window carries:
- a CDS encoding MFS transporter, with the protein MHTSPRRRAFVIFWIAQTVSLGGLQISGLGLPLTALTALSADTRTLAVLSAAGTAPWIIFGLAVGTVVDRFPRRLLIMISHLGRTAVLATIPVCWLFGVLSVTQLIMVAGAVGILAMIFETAYHAYLPYLVPAAELSAANRRLAITDGAARASGPAAAGAVIQSVGAPLSMIIPAACHLFCGAATAVLPATPATSRRPRAADLLEGARLVWRDRRLRRLVGQEMAFGFGFAVASAALLVSYADAGLSSSMIGLVIGIGAVAGIAGSVGSARIGTLLGTEAMMRLGLVLRAVGLGALPLLFGLEIAPVVVAAGCRAAMSAGWSLWDIPRLTIMQSAATDDLGKINGTALFAVRTAELLGSSTAAALAAALAPPAVIMVGATVATVAAIGYLLRRR; encoded by the coding sequence ATGCACACCTCCCCTCGTCGTCGAGCGTTCGTGATCTTCTGGATCGCGCAGACCGTTTCGCTCGGCGGTCTGCAGATCAGCGGCCTCGGACTGCCGCTCACCGCGTTGACGGCGTTGTCCGCCGACACCCGGACGCTCGCCGTGCTCTCCGCTGCCGGCACCGCACCATGGATCATCTTCGGGTTGGCCGTCGGCACCGTGGTCGACCGATTCCCGCGCCGGCTGTTGATCATGATCTCCCATCTCGGCCGGACCGCTGTGCTGGCGACGATCCCGGTGTGTTGGCTGTTCGGCGTGCTGTCCGTCACCCAGTTGATCATGGTCGCGGGGGCGGTCGGGATCCTGGCGATGATCTTCGAGACCGCCTATCACGCCTACCTGCCGTATCTGGTGCCGGCCGCGGAGCTGTCGGCCGCCAATCGCCGGTTGGCGATCACCGACGGCGCCGCCCGGGCGTCGGGCCCGGCCGCAGCCGGGGCCGTGATCCAGTCCGTCGGAGCTCCGCTGAGCATGATCATTCCGGCGGCCTGCCACCTCTTCTGCGGAGCCGCTACGGCCGTGTTGCCCGCCACTCCCGCTACCTCCCGGCGTCCCCGGGCAGCCGACCTGCTGGAGGGTGCCCGGTTGGTCTGGCGGGACCGTCGGCTGCGCCGGCTGGTGGGCCAGGAGATGGCGTTCGGGTTCGGGTTCGCCGTTGCGTCGGCGGCGTTGCTGGTCAGCTACGCCGACGCCGGTCTGTCGTCGTCCATGATCGGACTGGTGATCGGAATCGGCGCGGTGGCCGGTATCGCCGGGTCGGTCGGTTCGGCCCGGATCGGTACGCTGCTCGGCACCGAAGCGATGATGAGGCTCGGGCTGGTGCTGCGCGCCGTCGGGCTCGGTGCCCTGCCGTTGTTGTTCGGACTGGAGATCGCACCCGTCGTCGTCGCCGCCGGATGTCGAGCCGCGATGTCAGCGGGATGGTCGCTGTGGGACATTCCACGGCTGACGATCATGCAGTCCGCTGCCACCGACGATCTCGGCAAGATCAACGGGACCGCACTGTTCGCGGTCCGCACCGCAGAACTGCTCGGATCGTCGACCGCCGCTGCCCTTGCCGCAGCGCTGGCACCGCCTGCGGTGATCATGGTCGGTGCCACGGTGGCGACGGTTGCGGCGATCGGCTACCTGCTGCGACGTCGTTGA
- a CDS encoding aminotransferase class V-fold PLP-dependent enzyme — protein MNRELLSTFGLDPEVLHLNHGAFGCAPIPVRRAAEVWRDRAERNPHRFNADELPPLIAETRQRAASFLGISPESAGLVRNVSEGVSAVLGSLDLGAGDEILLSSHGYGAVRIAATSWAERRGASVVSTDFAVGADDEDIVAAFVERCSPRTRLVVVDQITSGTAMVLPVARIAAAVDAPVLVDAAHVPGTLRTDIAGLGVAYWVGNLHKWGYTPRGSAVLWTREDLRAVTFPAVLSWQLPDGYAAAFDHPGTGDYAGWLAIGDGLDFWERLGGWDQIARQATMITDAQHRLAEAIDADLKDLATVPAPTMRLLPLPDLPDESADRLSGLLAERHRITVPTTGHGGRRFLRMAAAPYNTPDDYDRLGEALLDVIGG, from the coding sequence GTGAACCGCGAACTGCTCAGCACCTTCGGCCTGGACCCGGAGGTCCTGCACCTCAACCACGGCGCGTTCGGTTGTGCACCGATCCCGGTACGGCGGGCGGCTGAGGTCTGGCGGGATCGGGCCGAGCGCAACCCGCATCGATTCAACGCCGACGAACTGCCGCCGTTGATCGCCGAGACCCGACAGCGGGCGGCGAGCTTCCTCGGCATCTCGCCGGAGTCCGCCGGACTGGTCCGCAACGTCTCGGAGGGAGTCTCGGCAGTGCTCGGTTCGCTGGACCTCGGCGCGGGCGACGAGATCCTGCTCAGCAGTCACGGGTACGGCGCCGTCCGGATCGCGGCGACGAGTTGGGCCGAGCGTCGGGGCGCGAGCGTCGTCAGCACCGATTTCGCCGTCGGGGCCGACGACGAGGACATCGTCGCCGCCTTTGTCGAGCGCTGCAGTCCTCGGACCCGATTGGTGGTCGTCGACCAGATCACCTCGGGGACCGCGATGGTGTTGCCGGTGGCGAGGATCGCGGCCGCCGTGGATGCGCCGGTCCTTGTCGATGCCGCCCACGTCCCCGGCACGCTCCGGACCGACATCGCCGGACTCGGGGTCGCCTACTGGGTGGGCAATCTGCACAAGTGGGGTTACACCCCACGCGGCTCGGCGGTGTTGTGGACCCGCGAGGACCTCCGAGCGGTGACGTTCCCGGCAGTGCTCAGCTGGCAGCTCCCCGACGGGTACGCCGCGGCCTTCGACCACCCCGGGACCGGCGACTACGCCGGCTGGCTGGCGATCGGCGACGGGCTGGATTTCTGGGAACGCCTCGGCGGCTGGGATCAGATCGCCCGGCAGGCAACGATGATCACCGACGCCCAGCATCGACTCGCCGAGGCGATCGATGCGGACCTGAAGGATCTGGCGACGGTCCCCGCACCGACGATGCGACTGCTGCCGCTGCCCGACCTGCCCGACGAGTCGGCCGACCGGCTCAGCGGACTGCTCGCCGAACGGCACCGGATCACGGTGCCGACGACCGGCCATGGTGGCCGCAGATTCCTGCGGATGGCTGCGGCGCCGTACAACACGCCGGACGACTACGACCGGCTCGGTGAGGCACTGCTCGACGTCATCGGCGGCTGA
- a CDS encoding iron-siderophore ABC transporter substrate-binding protein, translated as MFRPIRAVVALLSVIGLIVVAGCESSPTAGRAPSSVASSSAAGGAGNFPVTVKHAFGSTTIEKKPERVVTWGFGSTDAALALGVVPVAMPEQTYGVDKSGVLPWVKQKLTRMGAKTPTLLSNPSGSNEVPMEEIAKAAPDVILANYSGITAKQYATLSKIAPTVAYPDQPWATPWRDVVRTVGTVLGEEPKTEQLLAGIDRQVEQKAAAHPQFKGKTVAAVWDTGDSFYVYKKRDPRVAFLTDLGMVSAPSVDKLAPDDDNFYYTLSYEQVSKLRSDVLLVYADDQKQADAFLDKSYAKSMQQVRADHVATVVGPEFVAAVSPPTALSLTWGIDGYLKALDKAVS; from the coding sequence GTGTTCAGACCTATCCGCGCCGTGGTCGCGCTGTTGAGTGTGATCGGCCTGATCGTAGTGGCCGGCTGCGAGTCCTCGCCGACAGCGGGCCGTGCGCCGTCATCGGTGGCGAGCAGTTCAGCGGCGGGCGGTGCGGGCAACTTTCCGGTGACGGTCAAGCACGCCTTCGGCTCGACGACGATCGAGAAGAAGCCAGAGCGGGTGGTCACCTGGGGCTTCGGCAGCACCGACGCAGCCTTGGCTCTCGGCGTGGTGCCGGTGGCGATGCCCGAACAGACCTACGGTGTGGACAAGTCGGGTGTACTGCCCTGGGTGAAGCAGAAGCTGACCCGGATGGGTGCCAAGACCCCAACCCTGCTGAGCAATCCCAGCGGCTCGAACGAGGTGCCGATGGAAGAGATCGCCAAGGCCGCCCCGGACGTCATCCTGGCCAACTACTCCGGCATCACGGCCAAGCAGTACGCGACGTTGAGCAAGATCGCGCCGACCGTGGCCTATCCCGATCAGCCGTGGGCGACGCCGTGGCGCGATGTCGTCAGAACGGTCGGTACTGTGCTCGGCGAGGAGCCGAAGACCGAGCAGCTGCTGGCCGGGATCGACCGGCAGGTCGAACAGAAGGCTGCGGCGCACCCCCAGTTCAAGGGCAAGACGGTCGCAGCGGTCTGGGACACCGGCGACAGCTTCTACGTCTACAAGAAGCGTGACCCTCGCGTGGCGTTCCTGACCGATCTGGGGATGGTGAGTGCTCCGAGCGTCGACAAACTCGCCCCCGACGACGACAACTTCTATTACACGTTGAGTTACGAGCAGGTCAGCAAGCTGCGCAGTGATGTGCTGCTGGTCTATGCCGATGATCAGAAGCAGGCCGACGCGTTCCTGGACAAGTCCTACGCCAAGTCGATGCAGCAGGTCCGTGCCGACCATGTCGCGACCGTCGTCGGCCCCGAGTTCGTGGCCGCCGTCTCGCCACCCACGGCACTGTCGTTGACGTGGGGGATCGACGGCTACCTGAAGGCGCTGGACAAGGCAGTCAGCTAG
- a CDS encoding elongation factor G, with the protein MPSTRFLNLGILAHVDAGKTTLTEQLLYLGGAIDELGSVDTGTTRSDSLALERERGITIKSAVVSFPLDDRLINVVDTPGHPDFIAEVERVLGILDGAILVLSAVEGVQPQTRIIMRALQRLQVPTLLFVNKIDRSGADLDRVIAEIRTRLTPDVLAMGRVLRAGSRASSFASFGTDDPAFAERATTTLAEHDDTVLAAYVDGSTVAGSELTADVAAQTRAGVLHPIFAGSAVTGAGVGDLLSSLTTLLPTAPGTAEAPVSARVFKVERSPSGAKIAYLRMMDGTVRPRQRLELPGGRSGKVSSLETYDAGGWTSTELLTPGQVGRVRGLAAVRVGDPVGELVEQAEPQFPPPTLEAAVEAVRPADGPALRAALGQLADSDPLINVHLDAAGTPTVSLYGRVQREVLEATLADEYGVRARFADAAVLHIERPRRAAMAVERLNTPSNPYQATIGLTIEPAEPGSGVQFVIAAPALDMPLYLYGDVGRFGAAIERHILEALDRGHYGWAVTDCIVTLVEVAYSVADGPPSKRGPTSTSRDYRKVAPVVCRQALRLAGTQVCEPVLRVSLEVPEADAAALQTVLGRMRAQPMGQWQTGPMARIEARLVAARLHDLQHQLPDLTGGEGVLEYRFDSYQPVRGRPPRRARHHDRADPAESLI; encoded by the coding sequence GTGCCGTCCACTCGCTTTCTCAATCTGGGCATCCTCGCCCACGTCGACGCCGGTAAGACCACCCTCACCGAGCAGTTGCTCTATCTCGGTGGAGCGATCGACGAGCTCGGCTCGGTCGATACCGGCACCACCCGCTCCGACAGTCTCGCCCTGGAGCGTGAACGCGGCATCACGATCAAGTCCGCTGTCGTCTCGTTCCCGCTGGACGATCGGCTGATCAACGTCGTCGACACCCCGGGCCACCCGGACTTCATTGCCGAGGTCGAGCGGGTGCTCGGCATCCTCGACGGGGCGATCCTGGTGCTCTCGGCCGTCGAGGGAGTCCAGCCGCAGACGCGCATCATCATGCGTGCTCTGCAGCGACTGCAGGTGCCGACGCTGCTCTTCGTCAACAAGATCGACCGGTCGGGAGCCGACCTCGATCGGGTGATCGCCGAGATCCGCACCCGATTGACACCCGATGTCCTGGCCATGGGCCGGGTGCTGCGCGCCGGGTCCCGGGCCTCCTCGTTCGCCAGCTTCGGCACCGACGACCCGGCGTTCGCCGAGCGCGCGACGACTACCCTCGCCGAGCACGACGACACGGTCCTCGCGGCGTACGTCGACGGCAGCACCGTCGCCGGGTCCGAGTTGACCGCCGACGTCGCGGCTCAGACCCGAGCCGGCGTGCTGCATCCGATCTTCGCCGGGTCGGCCGTCACCGGCGCCGGCGTCGGCGACCTGCTGTCCTCCCTGACCACCCTGTTGCCGACCGCACCCGGCACCGCCGAGGCACCGGTATCGGCCCGGGTCTTCAAGGTCGAACGCAGTCCGAGCGGTGCCAAGATCGCCTACCTGCGGATGATGGACGGCACCGTACGGCCTCGACAACGCCTGGAACTTCCCGGTGGTCGCAGCGGCAAAGTGTCATCCCTGGAGACCTATGACGCCGGCGGCTGGACATCGACCGAGCTGCTCACCCCCGGGCAGGTCGGTCGCGTCCGCGGCCTGGCAGCGGTCCGGGTCGGCGACCCGGTCGGTGAGCTGGTCGAGCAGGCGGAGCCACAGTTTCCACCGCCGACACTCGAGGCCGCGGTCGAGGCGGTGCGCCCCGCCGACGGCCCGGCGCTACGGGCGGCGTTGGGACAGCTCGCCGACTCCGACCCCCTCATCAACGTCCACCTCGACGCCGCCGGCACCCCCACCGTTTCGCTGTACGGCCGGGTGCAGCGAGAGGTGCTCGAGGCGACGCTGGCCGACGAGTACGGCGTCCGGGCCCGGTTCGCCGATGCGGCAGTGCTGCACATCGAACGACCTCGCCGGGCAGCCATGGCGGTCGAACGGCTGAACACCCCGAGCAATCCGTACCAGGCAACGATCGGGCTGACGATCGAGCCGGCCGAACCCGGTAGCGGAGTGCAGTTCGTGATCGCCGCCCCGGCACTCGACATGCCGTTGTATCTGTACGGCGATGTCGGCCGCTTCGGGGCCGCGATCGAACGACACATCCTGGAAGCCCTCGACCGCGGCCACTACGGCTGGGCCGTCACCGACTGCATCGTGACGCTCGTCGAGGTCGCCTACAGCGTGGCCGATGGCCCGCCGTCCAAGCGCGGCCCGACCAGCACCTCCCGCGACTATCGCAAGGTCGCCCCGGTGGTGTGCCGGCAGGCGCTGCGGCTCGCCGGCACCCAGGTCTGCGAGCCGGTCCTCCGGGTATCGCTCGAGGTGCCGGAGGCCGACGCGGCCGCCCTGCAGACCGTCCTCGGCAGGATGCGCGCCCAACCGATGGGCCAGTGGCAGACCGGGCCGATGGCGCGGATCGAGGCCCGTCTGGTCGCGGCGCGATTGCATGATCTGCAGCACCAGTTGCCCGATCTCACCGGCGGCGAAGGCGTCCTGGAGTATCGGTTCGACAGCTATCAGCCCGTCCGTGGGCGACCACCGCGGCGCGCCCGGCACCACGACCGGGCCGACCCGGCGGAGTCGCTGATCTGA
- a CDS encoding DeoR/GlpR family DNA-binding transcription regulator, translated as MTQTRDARLAAIVDHLVEVGSEAAKQLAARFDVSVMTVHRDLDELEQRGLVRKFHGGASVTRTGSYEIAAAIRRRLAVAQKQTLANAAAESVRDGQTVMIDDSSTASAMVDPLIRSAMTIQVITNYLPSLIALSRSTRVVAQAIGGEYDRSHESYLGVGAVDAVHALRPDTVFVSSTTADAAGIYHQEERIVTLKQEMLRSARRRVLLLDETKIGASSLYRVCGWEMIDELITTDAAPAEVLAEIDPRVKVTVVALGAASSEESPAGAGH; from the coding sequence ATGACGCAGACCCGCGACGCGCGGCTGGCGGCGATCGTCGATCATCTGGTCGAGGTCGGTTCGGAGGCGGCCAAGCAACTCGCCGCCCGCTTCGACGTCTCGGTGATGACTGTTCATCGTGACCTGGACGAACTCGAGCAACGCGGTCTGGTCCGCAAGTTCCACGGCGGCGCCAGCGTCACCCGGACCGGAAGCTACGAGATCGCCGCCGCGATCCGTCGGCGGTTGGCCGTCGCGCAGAAACAGACGTTGGCCAACGCAGCCGCCGAGTCCGTCCGCGACGGCCAGACAGTGATGATCGACGACTCCTCGACCGCTTCGGCGATGGTCGATCCGCTGATCCGCTCCGCGATGACCATCCAGGTGATCACCAACTACCTGCCGTCGCTGATCGCGCTCTCCCGCTCGACCCGAGTAGTGGCCCAAGCGATCGGTGGTGAGTACGACCGCAGCCACGAGTCCTATCTCGGAGTCGGCGCCGTGGACGCCGTGCACGCCTTACGTCCCGACACGGTCTTCGTCTCCTCGACCACTGCGGATGCGGCCGGCATCTATCACCAGGAAGAGCGGATCGTCACGCTCAAGCAGGAGATGCTGCGCTCGGCCCGGCGCCGCGTGCTGCTGTTGGACGAGACCAAGATCGGCGCATCCTCGCTCTACCGGGTCTGCGGCTGGGAGATGATCGACGAACTGATCACCACCGACGCAGCCCCGGCGGAGGTGTTGGCCGAGATCGATCCGCGGGTGAAGGTCACGGTTGTCGCCCTCGGCGCCGCCTCGTCGGAAGAATCTCCGGCGGGTGCGGGACACTAG
- a CDS encoding glycerophosphodiester phosphodiesterase, with product MTGHRGAMAHAPENTALSLVTAEQLGVDEIEFDVRLSADGVPVISHDDDLARVLGASPAPRVSTTAWCDLQRLRLPRGQRLLTLPEVLELTQSDLQIEVKAPTAPALVAEVLAEYPDDQQRCLLTSFQVPILAELQQLLPQIPRGVIANSYDDALRVSAHDVGASAVMSGWKGLTPAVVDRLHDEDIQVAGWPVRNADDAALAVELGVDMITADAPGEAREWLDNALAAPA from the coding sequence GTGACGGGTCACCGCGGTGCGATGGCGCACGCCCCGGAGAACACTGCCCTCAGCCTGGTGACCGCGGAGCAACTGGGCGTCGACGAGATCGAGTTCGACGTCCGGCTCAGTGCCGACGGGGTGCCGGTGATCAGTCACGACGATGATCTTGCCCGCGTGCTGGGGGCGAGTCCGGCGCCGCGAGTGAGTACGACCGCGTGGTGCGATCTGCAGCGCCTGCGACTGCCGCGGGGGCAACGCCTGCTGACGTTGCCGGAGGTGTTGGAGCTGACCCAGTCCGATCTCCAGATCGAGGTCAAGGCGCCGACCGCACCGGCGCTGGTGGCCGAGGTGCTCGCCGAATATCCCGATGATCAACAACGATGCCTGCTGACCAGCTTCCAGGTGCCGATCCTGGCCGAGTTGCAACAGTTGCTGCCGCAGATCCCGCGCGGGGTGATCGCCAATTCCTATGACGACGCGTTGCGGGTCAGCGCCCACGACGTCGGCGCCTCGGCGGTGATGTCGGGGTGGAAGGGATTGACGCCGGCAGTGGTGGACCGTCTGCATGATGAGGACATCCAGGTTGCGGGCTGGCCGGTGCGCAACGCCGACGACGCCGCGCTCGCCGTCGAGCTCGGCGTCGACATGATCACTGCCGATGCGCCGGGAGAGGCGCGGGAATGGCTGGACAACGCGCTGGCCGCTCCCGCCTGA
- the lexA gene encoding transcriptional repressor LexA: MADSKKSSSRTGGRGTTSTAGKQGKRGRPRNSDVEAQIAQARRRSAEVSERASVTPLPDGPPDASGLTPRQRRVLEVIKDAVENRGYPPSIRELGDEVGLASSSSVAHQLKVLEQKGFLRRDPNRPRAMEVILPQDFTGTSDGVSAVRPLPHRVSATSDETGIDDAFPAPVHVPVLGRIAAGGPILAEERYEDVFALPKQVVGEGDLFLLEVRGDSMIDAAICDGDWVVVRKEQTAENGDIVAALLDDEATVKTFRRADGHVWLMPHNEAYDPIDGDAASILGKVVAVLRRV, from the coding sequence ATGGCCGATTCGAAGAAGAGCTCCAGCCGCACTGGGGGACGCGGTACTACCTCCACCGCCGGGAAGCAAGGCAAGCGGGGCCGGCCGCGCAATTCAGACGTCGAGGCGCAGATCGCGCAGGCCCGTCGTCGTTCGGCGGAGGTCTCGGAGCGGGCGTCGGTGACCCCGCTGCCCGACGGCCCGCCGGATGCGAGCGGTCTGACACCGCGGCAACGACGCGTCCTCGAGGTGATCAAGGACGCGGTGGAGAATCGCGGCTACCCGCCGAGCATCCGCGAGCTCGGCGACGAGGTCGGATTGGCCAGCTCCTCCAGCGTCGCCCACCAGCTGAAGGTCCTTGAGCAGAAGGGATTCCTCCGCCGCGACCCGAACCGGCCGCGGGCGATGGAGGTGATCCTGCCGCAGGACTTCACCGGCACCTCCGACGGTGTCTCCGCTGTCCGCCCGCTTCCCCACCGGGTATCGGCGACCAGCGACGAGACCGGCATCGACGACGCGTTCCCGGCGCCGGTGCACGTACCGGTGCTCGGTCGGATCGCAGCCGGCGGGCCGATCCTGGCCGAGGAGCGCTATGAGGATGTCTTCGCGCTACCCAAGCAGGTGGTCGGCGAGGGTGATCTGTTCCTGCTGGAGGTCCGCGGCGATTCGATGATCGACGCAGCGATCTGTGATGGCGACTGGGTCGTCGTCCGTAAGGAACAGACTGCGGAGAACGGCGACATCGTGGCCGCGCTGCTCGACGACGAGGCAACAGTCAAGACGTTCCGCCGGGCCGACGGTCACGTCTGGCTGATGCCACACAACGAGGCCTACGACCCGATCGACGGCGACGCCGCCTCGATCCTCGGCAAGGTTGTCGCGGTGCTGCGGCGGGTCTGA
- a CDS encoding VOC family protein, with translation MANGLFAGIPVRDFRAALAWYVRLLGAEPSFYPNDIEAVWQLAENQFVYIVQQPERAGGAVNMIWADDLADRVAALAARGLEPTEIERLDGVSKYVYRDPDGNETGLGGTT, from the coding sequence GTGGCGAACGGGCTCTTCGCCGGGATCCCGGTCCGGGACTTTCGGGCTGCCCTGGCGTGGTACGTGCGGCTGCTGGGTGCCGAGCCGTCGTTCTACCCCAACGACATCGAGGCCGTCTGGCAGCTGGCGGAGAACCAGTTCGTCTACATCGTCCAGCAGCCGGAGCGCGCCGGTGGCGCGGTCAACATGATCTGGGCCGATGACCTGGCCGACCGGGTGGCAGCGCTGGCCGCCCGCGGACTGGAACCGACAGAGATCGAGCGACTTGACGGAGTCAGTAAGTACGTCTACCGGGACCCGGACGGCAACGAGACGGGACTCGGCGGCACGACCTGA
- the nrdR gene encoding transcriptional regulator NrdR: MHCPYCRHTDTRVLDSRVAEDGGSIRRRRQCPECESRFTTIEQMLLAVVKRSGVVEPFNRDKVVSGVRKACKGRPVNEDQLAKLGQEVEEALRASGKPEVPADEVGVAILGPLRKLDQVAYLRFASVYRQFASVDDFEAEIATLRIEQDPPGIEPLIPELATAGRVAKPVAARSRTGRRSAVSKRAAGSGNQRSP; the protein is encoded by the coding sequence GTGCATTGCCCGTACTGCCGGCACACCGATACCCGGGTGCTGGACTCCAGGGTCGCCGAGGACGGCGGCAGCATCCGCCGCCGTCGGCAGTGCCCGGAGTGCGAGAGCCGGTTCACCACGATCGAGCAGATGCTGCTCGCGGTGGTGAAGCGGTCGGGCGTTGTCGAACCCTTCAATCGCGACAAGGTTGTCAGTGGCGTACGCAAGGCTTGCAAGGGCCGGCCGGTGAATGAGGACCAGCTGGCCAAGCTCGGCCAGGAGGTCGAGGAGGCGCTGCGGGCGTCCGGCAAGCCGGAGGTGCCCGCCGACGAGGTGGGGGTGGCGATCTTGGGGCCGTTGCGCAAGCTCGACCAGGTGGCGTACCTGCGGTTCGCCAGCGTCTACCGCCAGTTCGCGTCGGTGGACGACTTCGAGGCCGAGATCGCGACGCTGCGGATCGAGCAGGATCCGCCCGGGATCGAACCGTTGATCCCGGAGCTGGCCACCGCCGGCCGCGTCGCCAAGCCCGTTGCCGCGCGCAGCCGCACCGGTCGCCGATCCGCGGTGAGCAAACGCGCCGCCGGATCGGGCAACCAGCGGTCCCCCTGA